The nucleotide window TTGTTCCGCCGCCACGACCATATCCCCATCCACGAAGAGGACCGTCTCCGCATCCGTCATCTTGGCTCCCAGTGAACGGCCCACATCATGTCCTGCCCGATCCGGTTCATATACGAGCGTAATTCCCGGCTGCTTTAATACCTGTTTCAAACTGTCATCCGTCGTTCCATTCAGTACCACAATGATATCCGTCAGAGGCAAACGCTTGAGTTGCAACAGCACCTGCCCCAGAGTGCGTTCCTCATTGCAGGCACAGACAACGGCAGCAGCCGAATGCCGAAGGGGTAAGGGTACGATCTGGAATGAATGTCCAGAAGTATGAGCATATCCTTGCAAAAATGCCTTACCTGCGTTCAGGGCAACTTCGTGGTTGCTTAGCTCCGCAACGTTGGCCGCATATACATTCCATGCGTGGCGCGCGTGTTTTTCTGACGCTGTGTTGTCCGCCTTCGCCTCGCTTCCTGCAAGTTGCCCTGCTTTCCACATCAAGCGCAGATCTATTAGGCCAGATTTCGACCCGGTTCTTCTCTTTTTTGAGGTGATCAACTGCTTCTTGTTCCCATGACGCTTGTTAATACGGGTGCTTCCTGTCGTCGTACGTCTTCGTCTATTTATTGTCCGCCTGCGGTGGACAACCCCTGAACGTCCCTTCATTTCCTCACCTCCAGCATGCTGCATCATCCGATGCGGCATGCTTACCTCGCCAGGCTGCGAACACGTTGCAGATCGGTATGACCTCCACGGGGACCGAGCGTGTCCGTAATCCACCTGATTGCTGCCAGATGATCATTCAGCACCACATGACTGAGCGGATCAGGCCCACTTCGTTTCTTGATCCGAACTGCATTCAATCTGCCCACAGGTACGTGATGAACAGCGCGTACCCGGAGACCGCCAATCACTGCCTTCGCTTGTGCGAGCGGCGGAACTTCCAGTGATGTTATTCCGATCACCTCAAGTCCATGACGGCTTAATGCATGCGGAATAGCTGTCATCGAAGCCCCACGGAGATCGGATCTGGCGAGTATGCTGTTCAACATGTGTTTCGCCTCCACTACCGGATGAATGGGGCTGCGAGTGACCGGTCCATGGTAGTCGTTAAGTGCCACATCCGTTCCCTTCAGCACAGCCTGCACATAAGGTGCAAGGTGCTCGGCAGGGATTGCAATATCTGCATCAGTGAACAGCAATACCTGACCGCGGGCCGCCGCTGCACCTACTTTTCGTCCTCCATCATGCCCCAGTGCTTCGGCATAAGTGAGTACTCGTGCTCCTGCACGTTTAGCTGCATTAGCTGTACCGTCTGTTGAACCATTCACAACGACAAGCACTTCAGCGTCACGGCATATCCGCAGCGCTTCCCGAACGACGGCACCAATCGTTTTCTCCTCATTCATGGCAGGGATAATGACCGAGAGCATCGGCCGCTGAGAATCGTCCCCATGCGGAGAAGCATCTCTTATGCCATTTTCAATCCCATTTTCGGCTTCATTCTTGGCCCCATCCTTTGCCTGTGGCATCTGCGGCCTGGGTGGAATAACGAACACATAGGCCTTTGTACCCTTTTTCTGTCCAGACTTCAAACTTCGTTTCTTCAGTACTGTTTTTCTGCCTGTCACTTTCGATTGCGTTGCAAAACGTGCTTTAGTACGGGTTTTACGCAACACTTTCACCTCCCGCATTCAATCATGAGCATGCCAAGGGAGTACACGTTATTCTATGTATTCGTGGAGCAGTGGAAACGGCGTATGTCCTTGTACCAAGCAGGTTCTCTCTGTGAATCAAGGGGTACAAGCCTTCCTTTTAGACAAAATACGTCAAAATATGCGAAAAACGCTACCTCTCCCCTACTTCAGACACAATTTTAGAAAAAAACCAAATTTGCATCTTTTCCAAAGTTTTACACTGTGATAATATACGATCCAAGCAGTTTTATTTACAAAAATAACCTTGTAAGGAACACAAGTTCCCAAACATCTTATTTTACTATTTATTGACCTTAGGTTAGTTATTGATGATGCCATTCACGAAGCATGTTTAGTTGATTGCATTTCTGATCTTGAGAGGAGTGATGCTGTTCAACACACACTGCCATTGTCATTTACGTAAACCCGGAATGAACAACCCAGTTTTCCGTGAACACACCTTCTACCTGCGCAATTGGACACCCCCCGGCTTCTGAAAGAGGAACACAATGGACGATTAAGCCTTCGGGCTGAACTGAATAAACGGTAATCCTTTGGGTTGTGTTGAACACTTCCCGAGCCAAGGTCCAGCCGATTTTGTTCCTATCGTTTCTTGTCTCATTCCACGCTTCAGGTTCAGCCCCACGCTCCGCGCTGCCCAAGTTGCAGACGGAATCCCAACCGAGATTGGCATGATTATGAAATTGATTCATTTTTCCAAAAAAATAAGTTTGAGAATGGGAGAGTTTACTATGAAATTTGCCAAAGTTATGCCAACAATTCTTGGAGGAGCTCTTTTGCTCGCTTCCGTATCCTCTGCTACTGCAGCTCCATTGTCTGATCAATCCATTCCACTTCAGGCCCCTTATGCCGCTGAGGAGGGTATTCCATTGAATAGTGGAACAGATGAAACCATCTTCGATTACCTTGGACAACAGGAACAATTCCTGAATTCCGATGTGAAATCCCAGCTCAAAATTGTCAAAAGAAACACCGATACGGCTGGCGTAAGACACTTCCGCCTGAAACAATATATTAAAGGTATCCCGGTCTATGGTGCAGAACAGACGATCCATTTGGACAAAACCGGAGCCGTGAGTTCCGCGCTTGGCGACCTTCCACCGATTGAAGAGCAAGCTATTCCGAATGATGGTGTAGCCGAGATCAGCAGTGAAGACGCGATCCGTATTGCAACCGAGGAAGCAACCTCTCGCATTGGAGAGCTTGGTGCAGCGGAAATCACACCTCAAGCTGAATTGAACATCTATCATCATGAAGAAGACGGACAGACTTATCTCGTTTACATTACGGAAGTTAACGTGCTTGAACCTGCTCCTCTACGGACGAAGTATTTCGTAAATGCAGTGGATGGCAGTATCGTATCCCAATTTGACCTCATTAACTTCGCTACTGGAACAGGTACAGGAGTGCTTGGTGATACCAAAACCCTGACAACCACTCAATCCGGAAGCACCTACCAACTGAGAGATACCACTCGCGGCAATGGCATCCAAACGTACACGGCGAACAATGGCTCCTCGCTGCCAGGTACCCTGCTTACGGATTCGGATAATGTATGGACCGATCGCGCAGGCGTAGATGCTCATGCTTATGCTGCTGCCACGTATGATTTCTACAAAAACAAATTCAACCGTAACGGTATTAATGGTAACGGATTGTTGATCAGATCCACAGTTCATTATGGCTCCAATTACAATAATGCCTTCTGGAACGGGGCACAGATTGTCTTTGGTGATGGAGACGGAACGACGTTCCGATCCCTGTCTGGTGATCTGGATGTTGTGGGTCATGAATTGACACATGGTGTTATTGAATACACAGCCAATCTGGAATATCGTAATGAACCAGGTGCCCTCAACGAAGCCTTTGCTGATATTTTCGGTAATACGATCCAAAGTAAAAACTGGCTGCTCGGTGATGATATCTACACACCTAACATTCCAGGAGACGCGCTGCGCTCCCTGTCCAACCCTACATT belongs to Paenibacillus sp. FSL H8-0079 and includes:
- a CDS encoding glycosyltransferase family A protein, yielding MKGRSGVVHRRRTINRRRRTTTGSTRINKRHGNKKQLITSKKRRTGSKSGLIDLRLMWKAGQLAGSEAKADNTASEKHARHAWNVYAANVAELSNHEVALNAGKAFLQGYAHTSGHSFQIVPLPLRHSAAAVVCACNEERTLGQVLLQLKRLPLTDIIVVLNGTTDDSLKQVLKQPGITLVYEPDRAGHDVGRSLGAKMTDAETVLFVDGDMVVAAEQLAPFLFAVDRGQDVALNNLTSLLPPFAGQDEVSRIKAYLNRTLGRADLGSNSMTAVPHALSRRMIQTVKPASLAVPPKAQSLAIQHGLSVSAPSQVDVIRSNRLRPGNTGSGNDVARLIIGDHLEALATWLDTGWNTVQAHTLSRAEVAYRRNAR
- a CDS encoding M4 family metallopeptidase; its protein translation is MKFAKVMPTILGGALLLASVSSATAAPLSDQSIPLQAPYAAEEGIPLNSGTDETIFDYLGQQEQFLNSDVKSQLKIVKRNTDTAGVRHFRLKQYIKGIPVYGAEQTIHLDKTGAVSSALGDLPPIEEQAIPNDGVAEISSEDAIRIATEEATSRIGELGAAEITPQAELNIYHHEEDGQTYLVYITEVNVLEPAPLRTKYFVNAVDGSIVSQFDLINFATGTGTGVLGDTKTLTTTQSGSTYQLRDTTRGNGIQTYTANNGSSLPGTLLTDSDNVWTDRAGVDAHAYAAATYDFYKNKFNRNGINGNGLLIRSTVHYGSNYNNAFWNGAQIVFGDGDGTTFRSLSGDLDVVGHELTHGVIEYTANLEYRNEPGALNEAFADIFGNTIQSKNWLLGDDIYTPNIPGDALRSLSNPTLYGQPDKYSDRYTGTQDNGGVHINSGIINKAYFLAAQGGTHNGVTVTGIGRDKAIQIFYSTLVNYLTPTSKFAAAKTATIQAAKDLYGATSAEATAITKAYQAVGL
- a CDS encoding glycosyltransferase, whose translation is MRKTRTKARFATQSKVTGRKTVLKKRSLKSGQKKGTKAYVFVIPPRPQMPQAKDGAKNEAENGIENGIRDASPHGDDSQRPMLSVIIPAMNEEKTIGAVVREALRICRDAEVLVVVNGSTDGTANAAKRAGARVLTYAEALGHDGGRKVGAAAARGQVLLFTDADIAIPAEHLAPYVQAVLKGTDVALNDYHGPVTRSPIHPVVEAKHMLNSILARSDLRGASMTAIPHALSRHGLEVIGITSLEVPPLAQAKAVIGGLRVRAVHHVPVGRLNAVRIKKRSGPDPLSHVVLNDHLAAIRWITDTLGPRGGHTDLQRVRSLAR